The following coding sequences are from one Selenomonas sputigena ATCC 35185 window:
- a CDS encoding amino acid ABC transporter ATP-binding protein encodes MISIKGLYKAFGDNLVLKGIDLEVADKEVVVIIGPSGSGKSTLLRSINYLDVPSKGKISIDGKELSAADINRVRAEVGMVFQRFNLFPHMTVLDNITLAPRKVRKTAREEAEKDARMLLEKVGLADKAEAYPEQLSGGQQQRVAIARALAMKPRLMLFDEPTSALDPEMVKEVLDVMRSLAAEGMTMVIVTHEMGFAREVGDRLLFVDDGRIIEQGVPKEVFEHPKEERTKNFLSKVL; translated from the coding sequence ATGATAAGCATTAAGGGGCTTTACAAGGCATTCGGCGATAACCTCGTCCTCAAGGGCATCGATCTCGAAGTCGCGGACAAGGAAGTCGTCGTCATCATAGGGCCGTCCGGCTCGGGAAAGTCGACGCTCCTGCGCTCGATCAACTACCTCGATGTGCCGTCCAAGGGAAAGATCTCCATCGACGGCAAGGAGCTTTCCGCAGCCGACATCAACCGCGTGCGTGCCGAGGTTGGCATGGTGTTCCAGCGCTTCAATCTCTTCCCGCACATGACGGTTCTGGACAACATCACGCTTGCGCCGCGCAAGGTCAGAAAGACCGCACGCGAAGAGGCGGAAAAGGATGCACGCATGCTCCTGGAGAAAGTCGGTCTGGCGGACAAGGCGGAGGCCTACCCCGAGCAGCTTTCGGGCGGTCAGCAGCAGCGCGTCGCCATCGCGCGTGCGCTCGCGATGAAGCCGCGCCTCATGCTCTTCGATGAGCCGACGAGCGCTCTCGATCCCGAAATGGTCAAGGAGGTCTTGGACGTCATGCGCTCCCTGGCCGCCGAGGGCATGACGATGGTCATCGTCACGCACGAGATGGGCTTTGCGCGTGAAGTCGGCGACCGCCTGCTCTTCGTTGACGACGGGCGGATCATCGAGCAGGGCGTACCGAAAGAAGTGTTCGAGCATCCGAAAGAAGAGCGGACGAAGAACTTCCTGTCGAAGGTGCTCTGA
- a CDS encoding basic amino acid ABC transporter substrate-binding protein produces the protein MKMKKMLLGAVGLLAAASFAVAGCGGSGDSGSASKTLRVGTNADFAPFEFQGENGKEYEGFDMDLARAVAEEMGMTADIQNINFDGLIPALVSKNIDIAISGMTINDERKKNVLFSEPYYQSGLTIVVKKDNTDINGFKDLAGKTVAVQIGTTSAKEVKKNPDIQVKELNSSADTFLELKAGGVQAVVNDRPVNDYYIAKSGEKDVRVVNELLTSEDYGIAMAKDNQELQKKVDEALKKLKENGKYDEIYKKWFGQKAE, from the coding sequence ATGAAGATGAAGAAAATGCTGCTCGGCGCTGTCGGACTTCTGGCTGCGGCTTCTTTCGCCGTTGCGGGCTGCGGCGGCTCGGGGGATTCGGGCTCGGCGTCGAAGACGCTGCGCGTCGGCACGAATGCGGACTTCGCGCCTTTCGAGTTCCAAGGTGAGAACGGCAAGGAGTACGAGGGGTTCGACATGGATCTCGCGCGTGCCGTGGCAGAAGAGATGGGCATGACGGCGGACATCCAGAACATCAATTTCGACGGCTTGATTCCGGCACTCGTGTCGAAGAACATCGACATCGCGATTTCGGGCATGACGATCAACGACGAGCGCAAGAAGAACGTGCTCTTCTCGGAGCCTTATTATCAGTCCGGTCTGACGATCGTCGTCAAGAAGGACAACACAGACATCAACGGCTTCAAGGATCTCGCGGGCAAGACGGTCGCCGTGCAGATCGGCACGACGAGTGCGAAGGAAGTCAAGAAGAATCCGGACATTCAGGTCAAGGAGCTGAACAGCTCGGCGGATACCTTCCTTGAGCTGAAGGCGGGCGGCGTGCAGGCTGTCGTCAACGATCGCCCGGTCAACGACTATTACATCGCCAAGAGCGGCGAGAAGGACGTGCGCGTCGTCAACGAGCTTCTGACCTCCGAGGACTACGGCATCGCCATGGCGAAGGACAATCAGGAACTGCAGAAGAAGGTCGACGAAGCCTTGAAGAAGCTCAAGGAAAATGGCAAGTACGACGAGATTTACAAGAAGTGGTTCGGGCAGAAAGCCGAGTGA
- the lepB gene encoding signal peptidase I, with protein MSSLGEEVKDWLVAIVVAVVLAFVIRQFIVELYVVDGPSMRPTLQSRERLVVNKFIYRMREPERGEIIVFRYPRDPSRDFIKRVIAVPGDTIEIKDGKVFLNQQLLNEDYILEKTLTNYPLSTVPAGHIFVMGDNRNNSEDSRFADVGFVPYDLIKGKAMVVFWPVAEAKSLP; from the coding sequence ATGAGTTCGTTGGGAGAAGAAGTCAAGGATTGGCTCGTGGCGATCGTCGTCGCCGTCGTGCTCGCCTTCGTCATCCGTCAGTTCATCGTGGAGCTTTACGTCGTGGACGGCCCGTCCATGCGGCCGACCCTGCAGTCGCGCGAGCGCCTCGTCGTCAACAAGTTCATCTACCGCATGCGGGAGCCGGAGCGCGGCGAGATCATCGTCTTCCGCTATCCGCGCGATCCGAGCCGCGACTTCATCAAGCGCGTGATCGCCGTGCCCGGCGACACGATCGAGATTAAGGATGGCAAGGTATTCTTGAATCAGCAGCTGTTGAACGAGGACTACATCCTCGAAAAAACACTGACGAACTACCCGCTGTCGACGGTGCCCGCCGGACACATCTTCGTCATGGGCGACAACCGCAACAATTCCGAGGACAGTCGCTTCGCCGATGTCGGCTTCGTCCCCTATGATCTCATCAAGGGCAAGGCGATGGTCGTGTTCTGGCCGGTCGCCGAGGCGAAGTCCCTGCCTTGA
- a CDS encoding amino acid ABC transporter permease, translated as MNFDFDLAVNSFPVLLVGALVTIKITAISVALGVVIGLVVGVARISQVKPLRLLAMAYIDFLRGTPLLVQIFLIYFALPVISGQRVDPFFAAITACSINSGAYVAEIFRSGIQSIDKGQMEAGRSLGMTWLQTMWHIILPQAVKRVIPQIGNEFIALLKDSSLVSVIGFEELTRSGQLIIARTYGSLEIWPCVAIIYLVMTLSISQLVAYLERRFRTDDKH; from the coding sequence ATGAATTTTGATTTCGATCTGGCGGTGAATTCCTTCCCCGTCCTGCTCGTCGGTGCGCTTGTGACGATAAAGATCACGGCGATTTCCGTCGCACTCGGCGTTGTCATCGGCCTCGTCGTCGGCGTGGCGCGCATCTCGCAGGTCAAGCCGCTGCGCCTTCTGGCAATGGCGTATATCGACTTTCTGCGCGGCACGCCGCTCTTGGTGCAGATCTTCTTGATCTACTTCGCGCTTCCCGTCATCTCGGGGCAGCGCGTCGATCCGTTCTTCGCGGCAATCACGGCGTGCAGCATCAACAGCGGCGCCTATGTCGCCGAGATCTTCCGCTCGGGCATCCAGTCGATCGACAAGGGGCAGATGGAAGCGGGGCGTTCCCTGGGCATGACGTGGCTGCAGACGATGTGGCACATCATTTTGCCGCAGGCGGTCAAGCGCGTCATACCGCAGATCGGCAACGAGTTCATCGCACTTTTGAAGGATTCGTCACTCGTCTCGGTCATCGGCTTTGAAGAACTGACGCGAAGCGGCCAGCTCATCATTGCCCGCACCTATGGCTCGCTGGAAATCTGGCCTTGCGTCGCCATCATTTATCTCGTGATGACGCTTTCCATTTCGCAGCTCGTTGCCTATCTCGAACGGAGGTTCAGAACCGATGATAAGCATTAA
- the rplS gene encoding 50S ribosomal protein L19: MNIIQALEQEQLRSDIPEFAPGDTVRVHVKVVEGTRERIQAFEGVVIARSGTGVRETFTVRRISYGVGVERTFPVHSPRLDKIQLVRRGIVRRAKLYYLRNLTGKAARIRERR; the protein is encoded by the coding sequence ATGAACATCATTCAGGCTTTGGAGCAGGAACAGCTGCGCTCCGACATCCCCGAGTTCGCTCCCGGCGATACGGTGCGCGTGCACGTCAAGGTCGTCGAGGGAACGCGTGAGCGCATCCAGGCGTTCGAGGGCGTCGTCATCGCGCGCTCGGGTACGGGCGTTCGCGAGACGTTCACCGTGCGCCGCATTTCTTACGGCGTCGGCGTCGAGCGTACTTTCCCGGTGCATTCGCCGCGCCTTGACAAGATTCAGCTCGTGCGCCGCGGCATCGTGCGCCGTGCGAAGCTCTATTACCTGCGCAACCTTACGGGCAAGGCAGCTCGCATCCGCGAGAGGCGCTGA
- a CDS encoding lipase family protein, producing the protein MERKNFAERRFLPLVSALLFFCLAFLPLSASAQEEPEIDLLAALVSSASYSDDGGLLVRSWLKETAWDFQSRSTSTRAAEGRVHLARKTLADGRRIAVLSFPGTENKKDIEVDLRLSAVPFGGTSPSEFTAVAAGSDARDLPHVHKGFNDFVMAALFTEEMPEFGNRTAGEALADELKEHPEEVLYLTGHSLGGAASLVTAARLADLGVPPEQLRVITFGAPAVGDEKFARLYETKLHFTRIVMKADPVVAILQSLGKGFVQFGEKIVWKPRTREDRFHHEMALYFDEALRCYYDAVQTDSPHELFCGTPQELAGGLYVAASSFDLPEALAQDAPYIERAVHDALDVRYAPTVFSTQGGTQESLFAAARAAGCKYVLVEHFSGNLLRERHGSFRLTLEEELYTSDGRLLSMESRSTNTGDLPAIEAFLYLMYKGSETRDAALGL; encoded by the coding sequence ATGGAACGAAAGAATTTTGCAGAGCGGCGATTCCTGCCCTTGGTTTCGGCGCTGCTTTTCTTTTGCCTTGCATTCTTGCCGCTGTCGGCCTCGGCGCAGGAAGAGCCGGAAATCGACCTGCTTGCCGCGCTCGTTTCTTCCGCCTCATATTCCGACGACGGCGGACTTCTCGTGCGCAGCTGGCTCAAGGAGACGGCCTGGGATTTCCAGAGCCGCAGCACATCGACGCGAGCCGCAGAGGGGCGTGTCCATCTGGCGCGAAAGACGCTTGCAGACGGCAGGCGCATCGCCGTGCTTTCCTTCCCCGGCACGGAGAACAAGAAGGATATCGAGGTCGATCTGCGCCTTTCTGCCGTTCCCTTTGGCGGCACCAGTCCATCGGAGTTCACTGCCGTTGCAGCCGGAAGCGACGCCCGAGATCTGCCGCACGTCCACAAGGGATTCAACGATTTCGTCATGGCGGCGCTCTTTACGGAGGAGATGCCGGAGTTCGGCAATCGGACGGCGGGAGAAGCGCTGGCAGATGAGCTCAAGGAGCATCCGGAAGAAGTGCTCTATCTGACGGGGCACAGTCTCGGCGGTGCGGCCTCCCTCGTGACGGCGGCGCGTCTCGCTGATCTCGGCGTGCCGCCCGAGCAGCTCAGGGTCATCACATTCGGTGCGCCTGCCGTCGGCGACGAGAAGTTTGCACGGCTCTACGAAACGAAGCTTCATTTCACGCGCATCGTCATGAAGGCCGATCCCGTTGTCGCCATCCTGCAGTCTTTGGGAAAGGGCTTCGTGCAATTCGGCGAGAAGATCGTCTGGAAGCCGCGGACGCGCGAGGATCGCTTCCATCATGAGATGGCACTCTACTTCGACGAGGCGCTGCGCTGCTACTATGATGCGGTGCAGACGGATTCACCGCACGAGCTGTTTTGCGGTACGCCGCAGGAGCTTGCGGGCGGCCTTTACGTCGCGGCGTCGTCCTTCGACCTGCCCGAGGCGCTCGCACAGGATGCGCCGTACATCGAGCGTGCCGTGCACGATGCACTCGACGTCCGCTATGCGCCGACGGTCTTTTCCACGCAAGGCGGAACACAGGAATCGCTTTTCGCTGCCGCCCGCGCTGCCGGCTGCAAGTACGTCCTCGTCGAGCATTTTTCGGGCAATTTGCTGCGAGAAAGGCATGGCAGTTTCCGCCTGACACTTGAAGAGGAGCTTTACACGAGCGACGGACGGCTGCTGTCTATGGAATCGCGCAGCACGAACACGGGCGATCTGCCTGCGATCGAGGCGTTCCTCTATCTCATGTACAAGGGAAGCGAGACGCGCGATGCGGCATTGGGACTGTAA
- a CDS encoding DUF441 domain-containing protein, which translates to MYSEYLMLLLILALGIIGHNTTVAYAVIIVLVLKLLGLTAMLDILSVNGLNWGIVLLLAAILVPIATGDVTIANMLDAFKSPLGVAAIVCGVLAAMAGGGGVELLKNDPHIVAALIIGTIIGVCFFKGVAVGPLIAGGMTYALMKLFASIK; encoded by the coding sequence ATGTATTCCGAATACCTCATGCTGCTCCTGATCCTCGCCCTCGGCATCATCGGTCACAATACGACGGTCGCCTATGCCGTCATCATCGTGCTCGTTCTGAAGCTTCTCGGGCTGACGGCAATGCTCGACATCCTTTCCGTCAATGGGCTGAACTGGGGCATCGTGCTTCTTTTGGCTGCCATCCTCGTGCCGATTGCAACGGGCGACGTGACCATCGCCAACATGCTCGACGCCTTCAAGAGTCCCTTGGGCGTCGCCGCCATCGTCTGCGGCGTTCTCGCCGCCATGGCGGGCGGCGGCGGCGTCGAGCTGCTGAAGAACGATCCGCACATCGTCGCCGCACTCATCATCGGCACGATCATCGGCGTGTGCTTCTTCAAGGGCGTCGCCGTCGGGCCTCTGATCGCGGGCGGCATGACCTACGCACTGATGAAGCTCTTCGCCTCTATCAAATAG
- a CDS encoding GNAT family N-acetyltransferase: protein MDFQTEGNSIVYKSADGVVLARADFSEAAPGVYDIFHTEVDASLQGQGVAGKLIARAVAEIERRGGKLVKDASCSYAAAWLKRHAEKGVSQ from the coding sequence ATGGATTTTCAGACGGAAGGAAACAGCATCGTATACAAGAGCGCGGACGGCGTCGTGCTCGCCCGCGCGGATTTTTCGGAAGCAGCGCCGGGAGTCTACGATATTTTCCATACGGAAGTTGACGCCTCGCTGCAGGGTCAGGGCGTCGCGGGCAAGCTCATCGCGAGAGCCGTCGCGGAGATTGAGCGGCGCGGCGGAAAGCTGGTGAAGGATGCTTCGTGCTCGTATGCGGCAGCCTGGCTGAAGCGACATGCGGAGAAAGGTGTATCGCAATAA
- the prmA gene encoding 50S ribosomal protein L11 methyltransferase, whose translation MRKERCFLQWAEVSVDTSHEATDLVSEILQELGAAGVVIEDPALLNEYIRSGLWDYTDLKESEETEVVRVKAYWALDEELEGKLQNLSERLASLAQHGIDKGAGAVSWKAVADEDWAETWKEFFHTEKIGARTVIKPTWEEYEAEAGEIVAELDPGAAFGTGQHATTSLCIRALEDLVRPGMTVFDVGTGSGVLAIVAAKLGAKRVEAVDFDPVAVRVARENVRQNGAEDVVRTERSDLLKSVAGEADLIIANIIADIIVRLFGEVKGSLAAGGTMLLSGIIEDRLADVVEAAVRHGFSVAKIEQEKGWAAVIVKGGGAR comes from the coding sequence ATGAGAAAGGAGCGATGCTTTTTGCAGTGGGCGGAAGTGAGCGTGGATACGTCGCACGAGGCGACGGATCTTGTGTCGGAAATCTTGCAGGAATTGGGCGCTGCGGGCGTGGTCATCGAAGATCCGGCGCTCTTGAACGAATACATTCGTTCGGGACTCTGGGACTATACGGATCTCAAGGAGAGCGAGGAGACGGAGGTCGTGCGCGTCAAGGCGTACTGGGCGCTCGACGAAGAGCTTGAGGGAAAGCTGCAGAATCTCAGCGAGCGATTGGCGTCTCTCGCGCAGCACGGCATCGACAAGGGCGCGGGCGCGGTGTCGTGGAAGGCGGTCGCCGACGAGGATTGGGCCGAGACGTGGAAGGAGTTCTTCCACACGGAAAAGATCGGCGCACGCACCGTCATCAAGCCGACATGGGAAGAATACGAAGCCGAGGCGGGGGAAATCGTCGCAGAGCTTGATCCGGGCGCGGCATTCGGCACGGGGCAGCACGCGACGACATCCCTGTGTATCCGTGCGCTCGAAGACCTCGTTCGGCCGGGCATGACGGTGTTCGATGTCGGCACAGGCTCGGGCGTGCTCGCCATCGTCGCGGCGAAGCTCGGCGCAAAGAGGGTCGAAGCCGTGGACTTCGATCCTGTCGCCGTGCGCGTCGCCCGCGAGAACGTGCGCCAGAACGGTGCAGAGGACGTCGTGCGCACGGAGCGAAGCGATCTTCTAAAGAGCGTTGCGGGCGAGGCGGATCTCATCATTGCGAACATCATCGCCGACATCATCGTGCGCCTTTTCGGCGAGGTGAAGGGATCTCTGGCGGCGGGCGGCACGATGCTCTTGTCGGGCATCATCGAGGATCGTCTGGCGGATGTCGTGGAAGCCGCAGTCCGGCATGGTTTTTCCGTTGCGAAGATCGAGCAGGAAAAGGGTTGGGCGGCCGTCATCGTCAAAGGGGGAGGAGCGCGATGA
- a CDS encoding 16S rRNA (uracil(1498)-N(3))-methyltransferase: MRRVFLEGEIADTMEVRGADAHHLQRVMRAKLGEKLLVADGAGGSAEAEVAGFADGRVQLRFVRRLSEAAESQAEIELFQCLPKGDRMDFIVQKTTELGVACIRPVLSQNVVVRYDEKKARARVERWQKIAAEAAKQCGRTRIPEVMPIVPLRAAMEGQGAAEYALRLFFYEMEERRELRTVLSDSEARRIFMLVGPEGGFDEAEAQLAVAHGFSAVTLGRRILRVDTAAIVALALVQYEKGDLGFAKSSIDDLGLQGQSV, encoded by the coding sequence ATGAGGCGCGTCTTCTTAGAAGGCGAGATCGCGGACACGATGGAAGTGCGGGGCGCGGACGCGCACCATCTGCAGCGCGTCATGCGCGCCAAGCTCGGCGAGAAGCTCCTCGTTGCCGATGGTGCGGGCGGCTCGGCTGAGGCCGAGGTCGCGGGCTTTGCAGATGGCAGAGTGCAGCTTCGATTCGTCCGGCGACTGTCGGAAGCGGCGGAATCGCAGGCGGAAATCGAGCTTTTCCAGTGCCTGCCCAAGGGCGACCGCATGGACTTCATCGTGCAGAAGACGACGGAACTCGGCGTCGCGTGCATCCGTCCCGTGCTCAGTCAGAACGTCGTCGTGCGCTACGACGAAAAGAAGGCGCGTGCACGCGTGGAGCGCTGGCAGAAGATCGCAGCGGAGGCGGCGAAGCAGTGCGGGCGCACGCGCATCCCCGAGGTGATGCCGATCGTGCCCCTTCGCGCGGCGATGGAAGGGCAGGGGGCAGCGGAATATGCCCTGCGCCTTTTTTTCTACGAGATGGAAGAGCGGCGGGAGCTGCGCACGGTTCTTTCGGATTCAGAAGCGCGGCGCATCTTCATGCTCGTCGGGCCGGAGGGCGGCTTTGATGAGGCGGAGGCGCAGCTTGCAGTCGCGCACGGCTTTTCTGCCGTGACGCTTGGTCGGCGCATCCTGCGCGTCGATACGGCGGCGATCGTCGCGCTCGCGCTCGTGCAGTATGAAAAAGGAGATTTAGGTTTTGCCAAAAGCAGCATTGACGACCTTGGGCTGCAAGGTCAATCAGTTTGA